In Oceaniferula flava, the genomic window AACCGGGAATGAGCTCAGCGCACTTACCCCCAAGGTAAGTGCTAGCAAGAGGTGGGGCTTGGTAAGTTTCATGATGGCTATTGTGAAGGCTGAGCGATCTGAACCAAGCCCATTGTCTGCCAATTTGCAGCTCAGCGGTGATTTTCAAGCAGCTTCAGTCCATAGGGGCGGGAGGGGGAGGCTCAGTGTCAGCTTTCACTTTTCTCATTGATCTCTGAGTCATCTTCAGGCGATGGTAGTTGAATCCTATAACCAAAGCCATTGGGTGATGATTGTCATGAGGTTCTCCGTGACGATTTGATCACGCTTTTGCTCGCAAATCAGCCCATGATATTTCCTCGTGTAGACCGCACCGAGTCCAAGTTTGTCATTCCATTGACAACGAAGGACGCGCTGGTGACTGAAGTGGAAAAACATGCAGCCTACGATCAAGAAGCCGGAGGCGTGGCGCAGTATCCGATCATCAGTCAATACTACGACAACGCATTCCGTGATTGTTACTGGGAAAAACAGCGCGGCCAGCAAAGTCGGCGCAAGCTGAGAATTCGTGTCTACGGCTCCGATCAAAGCGACATTCCACCGACGACATTTATCGAGGTGAAACACAAGTGCGATGGTCGTGGCGTGAAACGCCGGCGGCGGATGCCGATGCAGCAGGCACTCGATCTGGCGGAAGGGCGGGTCGATGGTCGTGAGATCAAGCGGGAAAACATGTCGCGTGAAGAGCGGATGCTGCTCGCCGAAGTGCTCAGCTTGGTGGAGCAGCGTGAATTTAAATTTCTCTGCACCCTGAGATACGACCGGCAGGCCTACGTAGGCGCCGATGATGCACCGGATCTCCGGATCACCTTTGACACCGGCATTGCGTGTCGATTTGAGCAGCTCGACCTACGCGCTGACGACCAACGTTTCGAACACTACCTGCTCGACAGGGATCTCTGTGTGATGGAGGTGAAAACCAACACCGTGGTGCCGAGTTGGCTGCGTGATTTGGTGGGGGATAAACATTTGGTGCGACAGGGGTTCAGTAAATTCTGCACTGCGGTGGAGCGCTATGACCCGGTGGTGCGAGCTGCGATCTACGGGCCTAACACAGTGCCGTTTTTGAAACAGGAGGACGTTGGTGAGCGCGATGGGGTTTTACCCGTAGCCATAACCACCCGCACAGCCAGAACCACCTGATTGCTTGATTCTCCATACCTAGCGACATTTTTTTCCGCTTGGCCCCTAGACCTTACCCACTTTATCCATCGATACCTGACCCCTATGTTTGCATTTTTAGATTCACTCTTCGCTGCCGGCGGTAGCTCTCCTGGCGCTGTTGAAATTGTTGTCGCAGTGATTGTTAGCCTGATCCTGAACTTGTTAGTAGCGATCCTCTACAAGGCGACGTATCGCGGAAATTCCTACTCTCAGGACTACGTGCACACCTTGGTGATCATCGGCACGGTGGTCACTGTCATCATTCTCATCGTACGCGGCGAGGGTGGGGGGCAGATTGCCTTTGGTATGTTTGCCGCCTTCTCGATTATTCGTTTCCGGCGCAACCTGACCCAGGCACGGGATCTTGCCTTTATTTTCGTCTCCATGGCCATCGGCCTGTCGGTGGGGGCTTTGCCGCTGGGGCAGCTGTGGTTGGCCGTGGTGGTGTTGTGTATTGTGGCGGGGGCGATCTTCGCCATGGCTCAGGGGGATCTGTTTGCTCCCCGCCGAGTCAGTCACAGCCTACGGGTCAGAGTGACCAATGACATCAACTACGACGAGGCCTTTGATCCGATCTTTGCCCTGTTCACCGAGGCGTCAGAGCTGCGCAGTGTGGAGTCTGTCCAAGCGGGAATGATGACCGAGCTGCGCTATGACATCACGCTGAAGGAATCAGGGAGTGTGGCCGATTTTATGGAGAAAATGCAGGTCGCCAGTGGCAACAACCGGGTGCTGCTCTCGAGGATCCGAGGCAATGATCTTGGTGTGTAGTGGGGGGATATGCCTGATCCTCGGCTGTCAGTCCGCATCGGGTCAATGCTGGGGTTTTGCGAGTGGGGATTCACCTTGACCGCGATAGGTCCTCTCCCTAGCTTCCGAGCGTTCGCGTCATATAAAGGCGCTCAAATGTCCATGAATATTCACGAGTATCAGGCGAAGGAGTTGTTTGAAAAATACGGTGTAGCCAGTCCTAACGGACAGGTCGCCTCAACAGCTGAAGAAGCTAAAGCCGCGGCTCAGTCCCTCGGTAATGGCAATCTAGTTATCAAAGCCCAGGTTCACGCCGGCGGCCGCGGTAAAGGAACTTTTAAAAATGGCTTCCAAGGTGGGGTTCACCTCATCGAAAGCCCCGATCAAGCGGCTGAGTTCGCTGAGAAAATGATCGGCCAGACACTGGTCACCAAGCAGACCGGCGAGGAAGGAAAACTCGTCAGCAAGGTGATGATTGCCGAGGCGGTCGATATCGAACGTGAGCTTTACCTCGCGATCCTGATGGACCGCGAAACCTGCCGTCCAGTGATCGTTGCCAGCACCGAAGGTGGTATGGACATCGAGGAAGTGGCGGAGAACACTCCAGACAAGATTGTCCGTGAGTTCATCCACCCACTTGCAGGTCTTCAAGGTTACGAGGTGCGCAAGCTGGCCAAGGCGCTTGAGCTCTCCGGCGACCAGGCGAAGCAATTCGGCAAGCTGCTTGCCAATCTTTACACCCTCTTCCTCAAGAGCGACTGCTCGATGGTGGAAATCAACCCACTGGTGGTCACTCCTGACGGTCAGGTGCTCGCTCTCGATGCCAAGTTTGGTTTCGACGACAATGCTCTCTACCGCCATCCGGATATCGTCGCCTACCGCGACACCGACGAGGAAGACCCTCGCGAAGTGGAGGCATCCAAGTTTGATCTGAACTACATCGGTCTCGATGGCAACATTGCCTGCCTGGTGAATGGAGCCGGCCTCGCCATGGCCACCATGGACATCATCAAGCACTGCGGTGGTGATCCGGCCAACTTCCTCGATGTAGGAGGTGGCGCAACCAAAGAGCAGGTATCCGCTGCTTTCAAAATCATCCTTGGCGACCCGAACGTCAAAGGCATCCTGGTCAACATCTTCGGTGGCATCATGCAGTGTGACATCATTGCTGAGGGCATCCTGGCTGCAGCCAAAGAGACCGGCCTCAGCATCCCGCTGATCGTTCGCCTCGAGGGCACCAACGTTGACAAAGGTCGCGAGCTGATCGCGAACTCTGATCTCGATGTCATCACCGCCGAAAGCCTGAACGACGCTGCGGAAAAAGCCGTCGCCGCCGTCAGCGCGTAATTGTTCAATCTCAAATCTTAAATTATCATGTCCATTTTAGTTGATGAAAATACCAAGGTGCTTGTGCAAGGCATCACCGGAGGATTCGGCGGCAAACACGCCCAGCTGAGCCTCGATTACGGAACGCAAATCGTCGCAGGTGTCACTCCCGGAAAAGGAGGCCAAACCTTCGGTGAGAAGACTCCTGTTTTTGACACCGTTTCCGAAGCTGCCGGTGAGACCGGAGCTACTGTTTCTGCCATTTTCGTGCCACCTCCGTTCGCGGCGGATGCCATTCTCGAAGCTGTCGACGCCGAGCTCGATCTCGTTGTCTGCATCACCGAGGGCATTCCTGTTGCCGATATGATGCGTGTGAAGGAAATCATGAAAGGCAGCAAGACGCGCCTCATCGGGCCTAACTGCCCAGGCATCGTGACTCCAGGTCGTGGTGAGAACTCCCACGGCGGCTGCCGCATCGGCATCGCTCCTGGCTACATTCACAAGCGTGGTAACGTAGGTGTGGTTTCCCGCTCCGGCACCCTAACTTACGAAGCCGTCTATCAGCTCACCGAGCTCGGTTACGGTCAGTCTACCTGCGTCGGTATCGGTGGTGATCCAATCAACGGCACCTCCCACCTCGACGTGCTGAAGATGTTCAACGACGACGACGAAACGGAAGCGATCATCATGATCGGTGAAATCGGTGGCAACGCCGAGGCCGAAGCCGCTCGTTGGGCCAAGGAGAACTGCAAGAAGCCCATCGCCGGATTCATTGCCGGTGCCACAGCGCCTCCGGGCCGCCGCATGGGCCACGCTGGTGCCATCGTCGGTGGTGAAGAGGACACCGCTGAAGCCAAGAAGAAGATTCTCGCTGAGTGCGGCATCGCCGTTTCCGAGACTCCTTCAGACATGGGC contains:
- a CDS encoding DUF4956 domain-containing protein, whose translation is MFAFLDSLFAAGGSSPGAVEIVVAVIVSLILNLLVAILYKATYRGNSYSQDYVHTLVIIGTVVTVIILIVRGEGGGQIAFGMFAAFSIIRFRRNLTQARDLAFIFVSMAIGLSVGALPLGQLWLAVVVLCIVAGAIFAMAQGDLFAPRRVSHSLRVRVTNDINYDEAFDPIFALFTEASELRSVESVQAGMMTELRYDITLKESGSVADFMEKMQVASGNNRVLLSRIRGNDLGV
- the sucC gene encoding ADP-forming succinate--CoA ligase subunit beta, whose translation is MNIHEYQAKELFEKYGVASPNGQVASTAEEAKAAAQSLGNGNLVIKAQVHAGGRGKGTFKNGFQGGVHLIESPDQAAEFAEKMIGQTLVTKQTGEEGKLVSKVMIAEAVDIERELYLAILMDRETCRPVIVASTEGGMDIEEVAENTPDKIVREFIHPLAGLQGYEVRKLAKALELSGDQAKQFGKLLANLYTLFLKSDCSMVEINPLVVTPDGQVLALDAKFGFDDNALYRHPDIVAYRDTDEEDPREVEASKFDLNYIGLDGNIACLVNGAGLAMATMDIIKHCGGDPANFLDVGGGATKEQVSAAFKIILGDPNVKGILVNIFGGIMQCDIIAEGILAAAKETGLSIPLIVRLEGTNVDKGRELIANSDLDVITAESLNDAAEKAVAAVSA
- a CDS encoding polyphosphate polymerase domain-containing protein produces the protein MIFPRVDRTESKFVIPLTTKDALVTEVEKHAAYDQEAGGVAQYPIISQYYDNAFRDCYWEKQRGQQSRRKLRIRVYGSDQSDIPPTTFIEVKHKCDGRGVKRRRRMPMQQALDLAEGRVDGREIKRENMSREERMLLAEVLSLVEQREFKFLCTLRYDRQAYVGADDAPDLRITFDTGIACRFEQLDLRADDQRFEHYLLDRDLCVMEVKTNTVVPSWLRDLVGDKHLVRQGFSKFCTAVERYDPVVRAAIYGPNTVPFLKQEDVGERDGVLPVAITTRTARTT
- the sucD gene encoding succinate--CoA ligase subunit alpha, giving the protein MSILVDENTKVLVQGITGGFGGKHAQLSLDYGTQIVAGVTPGKGGQTFGEKTPVFDTVSEAAGETGATVSAIFVPPPFAADAILEAVDAELDLVVCITEGIPVADMMRVKEIMKGSKTRLIGPNCPGIVTPGRGENSHGGCRIGIAPGYIHKRGNVGVVSRSGTLTYEAVYQLTELGYGQSTCVGIGGDPINGTSHLDVLKMFNDDDETEAIIMIGEIGGNAEAEAARWAKENCKKPIAGFIAGATAPPGRRMGHAGAIVGGEEDTAEAKKKILAECGIAVSETPSDMGKTLVGML